One Chloroflexota bacterium DNA window includes the following coding sequences:
- a CDS encoding GNAT family N-acetyltransferase, protein MYEEVARIALGAGTEAVLSRIQPLASEFAQPLEELYHRWGEDPAVAWRWSFDMHLRLVGLRFSQDVWYLAQVQGRPVSAMLLCRSKFCPQLGSIHRVYTAEPYRRRGLASKLLKLAINDFESSGGQALIISTEHNDSAMSFYEQYHFVTINESESSRTGNRIAWRISDGDSPENFLKQLFAPSTAVFMRSSDRADVPLLLSLFNAPDNRIVRHYGLQMLGDANIGADDFFPAFEQQEGDVAVLTGLTAASGAIVGWGSIMPPVYPWPNPYYQQHQLLVDCYLAAGHMDQASVLLNEMLRQLPSNHFANQLIGHVPLDHPALPAAYEQAGFERVGFIPRAYIDPRSNQGTDIALYLRER, encoded by the coding sequence ATGTACGAAGAAGTTGCGCGGATTGCTCTGGGTGCAGGAACTGAGGCAGTCCTCTCGCGCATCCAACCGCTTGCTTCTGAATTTGCCCAACCGCTTGAGGAGCTTTACCACCGATGGGGTGAAGATCCGGCGGTCGCTTGGCGTTGGTCGTTTGATATGCACCTACGCCTAGTTGGGTTGCGCTTTAGCCAAGATGTTTGGTACTTGGCCCAAGTGCAGGGACGGCCTGTGAGCGCGATGTTGCTCTGCCGTTCAAAATTCTGTCCACAATTGGGTTCGATTCATCGGGTTTATACGGCTGAGCCATATCGTCGCCGTGGCTTGGCTAGTAAATTGTTGAAGTTGGCGATTAACGATTTTGAGTCCAGCGGCGGCCAAGCGCTGATTATTAGCACTGAACATAATGATAGTGCCATGTCGTTCTATGAGCAGTATCATTTTGTGACGATTAATGAGAGCGAAAGTAGCCGGACTGGCAATCGGATTGCATGGCGCATTAGTGATGGCGATTCGCCCGAAAATTTCCTCAAGCAGTTGTTTGCGCCGAGCACAGCGGTTTTTATGCGCTCCTCGGATCGGGCCGATGTGCCGTTGTTGTTATCATTGTTCAATGCGCCAGATAATCGGATTGTGCGCCATTATGGCTTACAAATGTTGGGCGATGCCAATATTGGAGCCGACGATTTCTTTCCAGCTTTCGAGCAGCAAGAGGGTGATGTGGCGGTTTTGACTGGCCTGACGGCGGCCAGCGGCGCGATTGTTGGTTGGGGTAGCATTATGCCACCAGTTTACCCATGGCCCAACCCTTACTACCAACAACATCAGCTTTTGGTCGATTGCTACTTGGCGGCAGGGCATATGGATCAAGCCTCGGTGTTGTTGAATGAAATGCTGCGCCAATTGCCATCGAACCATTTTGCCAACCAATTGATCGGGCATGTGCCGCTTGATCATCCGGCGTTACCAGCAGCCTACGAGCAAGCTGGTTTCGAGCGAGTTGGCTTTATTCCACGAGCCTATATTGATCCGCGCAGTAATCAAGGCACTGATATAGCGCTGTATCTCCGCGAGCGATAA
- a CDS encoding RNA methyltransferase: protein MSSTIFSNVITVLHEPQREVNIGSTVRALLNTGFQRLRLVQPVAYSIERLDDMAHRSSALVNQIETYASLGEALANVNYVVGFSGRSRGERQAVSLPEFAPTLAALAVTAPVALVFGREDRGLDNAAIEQCSQLISIPVDPSYPSLNLADAVLLALYTIRGLATSVEPLPSPDLADQASHDLLLNLLDQLLTKLKFSRTAGQQASAVRVIRDLLARSRPSPSEIALVTAICRKMLATLPTH from the coding sequence GTGAGTTCAACGATTTTTAGCAATGTAATTACCGTATTGCACGAACCACAGCGCGAGGTCAATATTGGCTCGACGGTACGGGCCTTGCTCAACACTGGCTTTCAGCGCTTGCGCTTGGTTCAGCCAGTCGCCTACTCAATCGAGCGGCTTGACGATATGGCCCATCGCAGTAGTGCATTGGTGAATCAAATTGAAACCTATGCCAGTCTTGGTGAGGCCTTAGCCAATGTGAACTATGTGGTTGGGTTTAGCGGGCGTAGTCGCGGCGAGCGCCAAGCGGTTAGTTTGCCTGAATTTGCGCCAACCTTGGCTGCGCTAGCGGTGACAGCTCCAGTGGCCTTGGTATTTGGTCGCGAAGATCGTGGGCTGGATAACGCCGCAATCGAGCAATGCAGCCAATTAATCAGTATTCCGGTCGATCCAAGTTATCCTTCATTGAATTTGGCTGATGCGGTGCTGTTGGCGTTGTATACGATTCGCGGCTTGGCTACGAGCGTCGAGCCATTGCCTAGCCCTGATTTAGCCGACCAAGCTTCCCACGATCTGCTGCTCAATTTGCTTGACCAACTTTTGACCAAGCTTAAATTTTCGCGCACAGCTGGGCAGCAAGCCAGCGCAGTGCGGGTTATACGTGATCTGCTGGCTCGTTCAAGGCCTAGCCCAAGCGAAATTGCCCTCGTAACCGCAATCTGCCGCAAAATGTTGGCAACGCTTCCAACGCATTAA